One stretch of Streptomyces hygroscopicus DNA includes these proteins:
- a CDS encoding ABC transporter, translating into MTSRTTEQAEQPPEQPSKQPSEQPSEQPAERPSEELRFRPPALTALEKNPVTTRAMARRLPQLVRRSMALAWKVDRTAVVALLVCQALSGFFEAFGLLATTGTITALISSGHIADRLRDALPSIAVLAGAAGLRALLGIAVSNISSRLSPRISREAETQMLDAAINAELAAYDNPGFNDKWDAADRGAEVAQDLITESQQLMACLSSLIAAAGVVTVLHPALLPLLLLTALPQGIAGMKAARVHYETSRAMSADRRTLGLLRWYMVDKDIADQLRSGTMAEFLLKRYRAIGARVDAATDTAVHRGARYAVLGALAGGLASGLVWVSLALLLGAGQMSVASAGTAVFALRTVGASLQGMVGYGTRLFRTGLYLDDWAEFIEEAGGHRMRRGTRIPASPRVIRAEGLTYAYPESDAPALDDVTLEVRRGEVLALVGENGSGKTTLSKLLTGLYLPTKGTVTWDGADVAGLDPQAMWRHTAVVPQDYAHWPLSARDNITLGQPHGGDEAVREAAVHSGAHEVADGLRSGLDTLLARQWWGGVELSGGQWQRIALARAFHRPAGLLVMDEPTSALDARAEHRIFAGLRRMAEDRAVVLVTHRLANVAVADRIVVLERGRVIQQGTFAELTGCRGLFRELWELQNDRGVPAPRGETA; encoded by the coding sequence GTGACGTCCCGAACCACGGAGCAGGCGGAACAACCACCGGAACAGCCATCGAAGCAGCCGTCGGAACAGCCATCGGAACAACCGGCCGAGCGGCCCAGCGAGGAGTTACGGTTCCGGCCGCCCGCGCTGACCGCCTTGGAGAAGAACCCCGTCACCACCCGGGCCATGGCCCGCAGACTGCCCCAACTCGTCCGCCGTTCCATGGCGTTGGCCTGGAAGGTGGACCGGACGGCGGTGGTGGCGCTGCTGGTGTGCCAGGCGCTGTCGGGCTTCTTCGAGGCGTTCGGGCTGCTGGCCACCACGGGCACGATCACGGCGCTCATCTCCTCCGGCCACATCGCCGACCGGCTCCGGGACGCGCTGCCCTCGATCGCGGTGCTGGCGGGGGCGGCCGGGCTGCGGGCGCTGCTGGGGATCGCGGTCAGCAACATCTCCAGCAGGCTCTCCCCGCGGATCTCCCGGGAGGCCGAGACGCAGATGCTGGACGCGGCGATCAACGCCGAGCTGGCGGCGTACGACAACCCCGGGTTCAACGACAAGTGGGACGCCGCGGACCGGGGCGCCGAGGTGGCGCAGGATCTGATCACCGAGTCGCAGCAGCTCATGGCGTGTCTCTCGTCGCTGATCGCGGCGGCGGGCGTGGTCACCGTGCTGCATCCGGCGCTGCTGCCGCTGTTGCTGCTGACCGCGTTGCCGCAGGGGATCGCGGGGATGAAGGCGGCCCGGGTGCACTACGAGACCAGTCGTGCGATGAGCGCCGACCGGCGCACGCTCGGGCTGCTGCGCTGGTACATGGTGGACAAGGACATCGCCGATCAGCTCCGTTCCGGCACCATGGCGGAGTTTCTGCTGAAGCGCTACCGGGCCATCGGGGCGCGGGTGGACGCGGCCACCGACACGGCGGTCCACCGGGGCGCGCGGTACGCGGTGCTGGGCGCGCTGGCCGGAGGGCTGGCGTCCGGGCTGGTCTGGGTGTCGCTGGCGCTGCTGCTGGGCGCGGGGCAGATGTCGGTGGCGTCGGCGGGTACGGCCGTGTTCGCGCTGCGCACGGTGGGCGCTTCGCTGCAGGGGATGGTCGGTTACGGGACGCGGCTGTTCCGTACGGGGCTGTATCTGGACGACTGGGCGGAGTTCATCGAGGAGGCGGGGGGACACCGGATGCGGCGCGGCACCCGGATCCCGGCGTCGCCGCGGGTGATCAGGGCCGAGGGCCTGACGTACGCCTATCCGGAATCCGACGCCCCGGCCCTGGACGATGTCACGCTCGAGGTGCGGCGGGGCGAGGTGCTCGCGCTGGTCGGGGAGAACGGCTCGGGCAAGACCACCCTGAGCAAGCTGCTGACCGGGCTCTATCTGCCCACCAAGGGCACGGTGACCTGGGACGGCGCGGATGTGGCGGGGCTGGATCCGCAGGCGATGTGGCGGCATACGGCGGTCGTGCCGCAGGACTACGCGCACTGGCCGCTGTCCGCCCGCGACAACATCACCCTGGGCCAGCCGCACGGCGGGGACGAGGCGGTCCGGGAGGCGGCGGTCCACTCCGGGGCGCATGAGGTGGCGGACGGGCTGCGCAGCGGGCTGGACACGCTGCTCGCCCGGCAGTGGTGGGGCGGGGTGGAGCTGTCCGGCGGGCAGTGGCAGCGCATCGCGCTGGCCCGCGCGTTCCACCGGCCCGCCGGACTGCTGGTGATGGACGAGCCCACCAGCGCGCTGGACGCCCGTGCCGAGCACCGGATCTTCGCGGGGCTGCGGCGGATGGCGGAGGACCGCGCCGTCGTCCTGGTCACGCACCGGCTGGCGAACGTCGCCGTGGCGGACCGGATCGTCGTGCTGGAGCGGGGGCGGGTGATCCAGCAGGGCACGTTCGCGGAGCTGACGGGGTGCCGCGGGCTGTTCCGGGAGTTGTGGGAGCTGCAGAACGACCGCGGGGTGCCGGCGCCGCGCGGGGAGACGGCCTGA
- a CDS encoding inorganic pyrophosphatase encodes MEHGEFDVVVEIPEGSRNKYEMDHDTGRIRLDRMLFTSTKYPADYGFVDLTLGRDGDPLDALVTVAEPTFPGCVILCRAIGMYCMRDEQGPDEKILCVPAHDPRYVGVQDIEDVPEFDRREITHFFEVYKDLEPGKSVEGSHWEGRDRAYAEIAASRVRAAETGWFPSP; translated from the coding sequence ATGGAGCACGGTGAGTTCGATGTGGTCGTGGAGATCCCGGAGGGGTCCCGCAACAAGTACGAGATGGACCATGACACCGGCCGGATCCGGCTGGACCGGATGCTGTTCACCTCGACGAAGTATCCGGCCGACTACGGCTTCGTCGACCTCACTCTCGGCCGGGACGGCGATCCGCTGGACGCCCTCGTCACCGTCGCCGAGCCGACCTTCCCCGGCTGTGTCATCCTCTGCCGCGCCATCGGCATGTACTGCATGCGCGACGAGCAGGGCCCGGACGAGAAGATCCTCTGCGTCCCGGCCCATGACCCGCGCTATGTCGGCGTCCAGGACATCGAGGACGTCCCCGAATTCGACCGGCGGGAGATCACCCACTTCTTCGAGGTCTACAAGGACCTCGAGCCCGGCAAGTCCGTCGAGGGCTCCCACTGGGAGGGCCGTGACCGGGCCTACGCGGAAATAGCCGCCTCCCGCGTCCGCGCCGCCGAAACCGGCTGGTTCCCGAGCCCCTGA
- a CDS encoding TetR family transcriptional regulator yields the protein MATARRERYRKQTREEAKAVALAQLSESGTAGISVNAIAKSMGMTGPALYRYFASRDELLTELITDAYRDLAEALARAVADAVPADRFRALALALRDWAKRQPDRYLLIYGTPVPGYHAPPETIEIAAGMMRTIVDACATVAGAGAGAGAGAGDASGGDGATMSGEQPLTELEAALARHLEGAGPWVAGEEPGGELKGRALRTWTRLHGVISLDVQGQFTGMGFDPSVLFEAEIDALVRGG from the coding sequence ATGGCGACAGCACGGCGAGAGCGCTACCGCAAACAGACCCGGGAGGAGGCCAAGGCCGTGGCCCTGGCCCAGCTCTCCGAGTCGGGCACCGCCGGCATCTCGGTGAACGCGATCGCGAAGTCGATGGGCATGACCGGCCCCGCGCTCTACCGCTATTTCGCGAGCCGGGACGAGCTGCTGACCGAGCTGATCACCGACGCCTACCGCGATCTGGCCGAGGCCCTCGCCCGGGCCGTCGCCGACGCCGTCCCCGCCGACCGCTTCCGCGCCCTGGCCCTCGCCCTGCGCGACTGGGCGAAGCGGCAGCCCGACCGCTATCTGCTCATCTACGGCACCCCGGTGCCCGGTTACCACGCGCCGCCGGAGACCATCGAGATCGCGGCCGGGATGATGCGGACCATCGTCGACGCCTGCGCCACCGTCGCGGGTGCGGGTGCGGGTGCGGGTGCCGGTGCCGGTGACGCGAGCGGTGGCGATGGCGCCACCATGAGCGGCGAGCAGCCCCTCACCGAGCTCGAGGCCGCGCTGGCGCGCCATCTGGAGGGCGCGGGCCCCTGGGTGGCCGGGGAAGAGCCCGGTGGCGAGCTGAAGGGCCGTGCGCTGCGCACCTGGACCCGGCTCCACGGCGTGATCAGCCTTGATGTGCAAGGCCAGTTCACGGGCATGGGCTTCGATCCCTCGGTCCTCTTCGAGGCCGAGATCGACGCCCTCGTGCGGGGTGGCTGA